The Brenneria rubrifaciens genome has a window encoding:
- the gntT gene encoding gluconate transporter codes for MPLIIVAIGVALLLLLMIRCKLNGFISLILVSLLVGLALGYTTQGAFNVNGVITSIKNGVGGTLGSLALIMGFGAMLGKLLADCGGAQRIATTLIDKFGKERIQWAVLSTGFVVGFALFYEVGFVLLLPLVFTIAAAARIPLLFIGVPMAAALSVTHALLPPHPGPTAISILFKADMGKTLLFGTIIAIPTVILAGPVYARFLRGIDKPILEGLHNPKVFTDSEMPGFGISVVTTLIPVILMAGRAIAEMTLPKGHALLSYAEFLGDPVMATMIAVLVAIFTFGLNRGRKMEQVMDTIGDSIKIIAMMLMIIGGGGAFKQILVDGGVAKYIETLMAGSTLSPLLMGWAIAAALRLALGSATVAAMTAGGIVAPLLTITGVSPELMVLAVGSGSVIFSHVNDPGFWLFKEYFNLTIVETLKSWSVLETIIAVCGLIGCLLLNRLI; via the coding sequence ATGCCATTAATCATTGTAGCGATTGGCGTAGCCCTGCTGCTGCTACTGATGATCCGTTGCAAGCTGAACGGTTTCATTTCACTGATACTGGTTTCACTGTTGGTCGGGCTTGCCCTCGGTTATACCACTCAGGGCGCCTTCAACGTCAATGGGGTAATTACGTCGATCAAAAACGGAGTCGGCGGCACATTGGGCAGTCTGGCCCTGATTATGGGGTTCGGCGCCATGTTGGGCAAATTACTGGCTGATTGCGGCGGCGCGCAACGAATCGCTACCACGCTTATCGATAAGTTCGGTAAGGAACGCATCCAATGGGCTGTGCTCTCGACCGGATTTGTGGTGGGTTTCGCCTTGTTCTATGAAGTCGGCTTCGTGCTGTTATTGCCGCTGGTCTTCACTATTGCCGCCGCCGCGCGTATTCCGCTGTTATTTATCGGCGTGCCAATGGCGGCGGCCCTGTCGGTCACTCATGCCTTGCTGCCGCCGCACCCCGGCCCGACCGCCATCAGTATTCTTTTTAAAGCCGACATGGGCAAAACCCTGTTGTTCGGCACAATAATCGCTATCCCGACGGTGATTCTGGCCGGTCCGGTTTATGCCCGCTTCCTGCGGGGGATTGATAAGCCGATCCTGGAAGGATTGCACAACCCGAAAGTCTTTACCGACAGCGAAATGCCAGGCTTCGGCATTAGCGTGGTCACTACCCTGATCCCGGTTATTCTGATGGCGGGCCGCGCCATTGCTGAAATGACGTTGCCCAAAGGTCACGCGTTGCTGTCTTACGCCGAATTTCTAGGCGATCCGGTGATGGCGACCATGATTGCCGTATTGGTCGCCATCTTTACCTTCGGTCTTAACCGCGGCCGCAAGATGGAGCAGGTGATGGATACCATCGGCGATTCGATCAAGATTATCGCCATGATGTTGATGATCATCGGCGGCGGCGGCGCTTTTAAACAGATTCTGGTCGATGGCGGGGTGGCGAAATATATCGAGACGCTGATGGCGGGCAGCACGCTGTCGCCGCTGTTAATGGGATGGGCGATTGCCGCCGCGCTGCGTCTGGCGTTGGGGTCGGCAACCGTGGCGGCGATGACCGCCGGCGGGATTGTCGCGCCGCTGCTGACCATCACCGGCGTGAGCCCTGAACTGATGGTGCTGGCCGTGGGTTCCGGCAGCGTGATCTTCTCTCATGTCAACGATCCCGGTTTTTGGCTATTTAAAGAGTATTTTAATCTGACCATCGTTGAAACGCTGAAGTCGTGGTCGGTGCTGGAAACCATTATTGCGGTTTGCGGTCTGATCGGCTGTCTGCTGCTGAATCGGCTTATTTAG
- the acs gene encoding acetate--CoA ligase, with the protein MTQHNKHTIPAAIAENALINAAQYKKMYQQSIDDPAAFWGEQGKIVEWIKCYQQVKNTSFDPGHIRIRWFEDGTLNVAANCLDRHLADRGDQTAILWEGDDAKESQKLTYRELHQSVCRFANVLKSQGVKKGDVVAIYMPMVPEAAIAMLACTRIGAIHSVIFGGFSPEAIAGRIIDSSARLVITADEGIRAGRVIPLKKNIDEALKNPRVNTITKVIVFRRTGTSGEWAAGRDLWWHDLIGKADDHCLPEEMNAEDPLFILYTSGSTGKPKGVLHTTGGYLVYAALTFKYVFDYHPGDVYWCTADVGWVTGHSYLLYGPLACGAITLMFEGVPNWPDARRMAQVIDKHQVNILYTAPTAIRALMAEGDKAIGGTSRESLKIMGSVGEPINPEAWEWYFNKIGNGKCPIVDTWWQTETGGIMITPLPGAIEAKAGSATRPFFGVQPALVDNLGTPQEGVCEGNLVITDSWPGQARTLFGDHDRFEQTYFSTFKGMYFSGDGARRDEDGDYWITGRVDDVLNVSGHRLGTAEIESALVAHPKIAEAAVVGIPHNMKGQAIYAYITLNHGEAPSSELYAEVRDWVRKEIGPIATPDILHWTDALPKTRSGKIMRRILRKIAAGDTSNLGDTSTLADPGVVEKLLEEKQVMSTSSS; encoded by the coding sequence ATGACCCAACATAATAAACACACAATACCCGCTGCAATCGCGGAAAATGCCCTGATAAATGCCGCTCAATATAAAAAAATGTATCAGCAATCCATTGACGATCCTGCCGCATTTTGGGGGGAACAGGGAAAAATCGTTGAATGGATAAAGTGTTACCAGCAGGTAAAGAATACATCTTTCGATCCCGGCCATATCCGTATTCGCTGGTTTGAAGACGGCACATTGAATGTAGCCGCCAATTGTCTGGATCGCCACCTTGCCGATCGCGGCGATCAAACGGCGATCCTCTGGGAAGGCGATGACGCGAAAGAAAGTCAAAAGCTCACCTACCGGGAACTGCACCAGTCTGTTTGCCGCTTTGCCAATGTCCTGAAGTCTCAGGGCGTCAAAAAAGGCGATGTGGTCGCCATCTACATGCCGATGGTGCCGGAAGCCGCCATCGCAATGCTGGCCTGCACGCGCATTGGCGCTATCCACTCGGTCATTTTTGGCGGTTTTTCGCCCGAAGCGATCGCCGGGCGCATCATCGACTCCAGCGCCAGACTGGTGATCACCGCGGATGAAGGCATCCGCGCCGGGCGCGTTATCCCGCTTAAGAAAAATATTGATGAAGCGCTGAAAAATCCTCGCGTCAACACCATCACCAAGGTCATCGTTTTCCGTCGCACCGGAACATCAGGGGAGTGGGCAGCGGGCCGCGATCTCTGGTGGCACGATCTCATCGGGAAAGCCGACGATCATTGTTTACCGGAAGAGATGAACGCCGAGGACCCGCTGTTTATTCTTTATACCTCCGGCTCGACCGGCAAACCCAAAGGAGTACTGCATACCACCGGCGGCTATCTGGTTTATGCCGCCCTGACGTTCAAATACGTCTTTGATTACCATCCCGGCGATGTCTACTGGTGTACGGCGGATGTCGGCTGGGTGACCGGCCACAGCTATCTGCTGTACGGTCCCCTGGCCTGCGGCGCAATTACGCTGATGTTTGAAGGCGTTCCCAACTGGCCGGACGCCCGCCGCATGGCGCAGGTGATCGACAAACATCAGGTTAATATTCTCTATACCGCGCCAACGGCCATCCGCGCGCTGATGGCGGAGGGCGACAAGGCGATTGGGGGCACCTCGCGCGAATCGCTGAAGATCATGGGTTCCGTCGGCGAACCGATTAACCCGGAAGCCTGGGAGTGGTACTTCAACAAGATCGGTAACGGGAAATGCCCGATCGTCGATACCTGGTGGCAGACAGAAACCGGGGGGATAATGATCACTCCCCTGCCCGGCGCGATCGAAGCCAAAGCCGGTTCCGCGACGCGTCCTTTCTTCGGCGTTCAGCCCGCGCTGGTGGATAATCTCGGCACCCCGCAAGAGGGCGTCTGCGAAGGCAATCTGGTGATCACCGATTCCTGGCCCGGACAGGCGCGCACCCTGTTCGGCGATCACGATCGTTTCGAGCAAACCTATTTCTCGACCTTCAAGGGGATGTACTTCAGCGGCGACGGCGCACGCCGGGACGAAGATGGCGACTACTGGATCACCGGCCGCGTTGATGATGTGCTCAACGTTTCCGGCCACCGTCTCGGCACGGCGGAAATCGAGTCCGCGCTGGTCGCTCACCCGAAAATCGCCGAAGCCGCGGTGGTCGGTATTCCGCACAACATGAAGGGCCAGGCGATCTATGCCTATATCACGCTGAACCACGGCGAAGCGCCTTCCAGCGAGCTCTACGCCGAAGTCCGTGACTGGGTTCGCAAAGAGATTGGCCCGATCGCCACACCCGACATTCTCCACTGGACCGACGCATTGCCAAAAACCCGATCCGGCAAAATTATGCGCCGCATTCTGCGCAAAATCGCGGCGGGCGACACCAGCAATCTGGGGGATACCTCCACGTTGGCCGATCCTGGCGTCGTCGAAAAGTTGCTGGAGGAAAAGCAGGTCATGAGCACGTCATCATCATGA
- a CDS encoding transcriptional regulator produces MSLIFGKNEIIGILSQPVENDRRAVAVIDEKCKVVCANSAFNARFGLRSENNASVSIDDVLPINVKFAYQDFMTNSDAISTRVVSDLLSDGFTNTQLSTLSFSKLNVENRVMSLLILNQESPDSTTNLAS; encoded by the coding sequence ATGAGTCTGATATTTGGCAAAAATGAGATCATCGGCATACTAAGCCAACCTGTTGAGAACGATCGGCGTGCTGTGGCTGTCATTGATGAAAAGTGTAAGGTGGTGTGTGCCAATTCAGCATTTAATGCACGCTTTGGACTGCGTTCTGAAAATAATGCATCGGTTTCTATTGATGACGTTCTCCCAATTAACGTGAAATTTGCTTATCAGGATTTTATGACGAATTCTGATGCGATAAGTACGCGTGTCGTATCGGATTTGCTGTCTGATGGCTTTACCAATACTCAACTGAGTACGTTGTCTTTTTCCAAATTGAATGTCGAAAACCGCGTAATGTCATTGCTGATCCTGAATCAGGAATCGCCGGATTCCACGACGAACCTGGCTTCTTGA
- a CDS encoding TonB-dependent siderophore receptor translates to MARFRTHVLARALRVAVLGAAFGVTQPVMSVYAAAATVQSYAVPAGPLNQVLNQFAQQAGVLLAYDPALAAGKNSTGLQGNYSVQQGFLHILDGSGLAAQYSADGGVTLAPQASGAPVPVSASTPLKNEQIVVTAPPNTALKLDVPLSETPRSVSVVTESQIQARGAQKIDQALRYSAGILATPYGPDNKAEWITIRGFSDQSRFQNGLATLNEDGFYGQQMEPFGVERIEVLKGPASVLYGQNPPGGLINVITKRPTRLPQGQIEVEYGADDYRHLAVDSAGPLNDDGTVLYRVVALARDTSGEVDFADSKRFYLAPSVTFLGEDTELTVLASYMDTRSGMTNGFKLPYGTLQNTPYGKVGYKTSLGEPGINHHNTRQFNLGYELTHRVSDTWTFHQNLNYTYLNMDLRGAYALGMVDGSDRLANRGLTYRDGFAQNWATDNRLVGAWQFGDIENTLLLGMDYRRANTQSRDANLYSFGSPIDIFNPVYGNYTPPGNNDLFDHRSGRHQTGYYLQNQIKYNERLIFLLGGRYDVAKSRDRNLTSGEDTRTDDSKFTKTAGVMYLFDNGLSPYISYSESFLPVSGRDGYHRPYVPEEGQQTEVGVKYTPEGFNGYASLALFDLDQKNVKTTDPANPSLTIQAGEARSRGVELEFSGEVYSGLTLTANYTYNEVETTKSGTVGEKGKRLPGLPEQIVSGWAAYAFKGALEGLTVGSGIRYVGSSYGDIANTASMKVPAYTLWDAMIAYDFSKDWRLQVNATNLANHEYVSACNYWCYYGEGRNLSANISYRW, encoded by the coding sequence ATGGCGAGATTTCGTACTCACGTGTTGGCCCGCGCCCTGCGAGTTGCGGTGTTGGGGGCGGCTTTCGGCGTGACGCAGCCAGTCATGTCGGTGTACGCGGCGGCGGCAACCGTTCAATCCTATGCTGTACCGGCCGGGCCGCTTAACCAGGTATTGAACCAGTTTGCGCAACAGGCGGGCGTGCTGCTGGCTTATGATCCGGCATTGGCGGCGGGCAAAAACAGTACGGGCTTGCAAGGCAATTACAGCGTGCAACAGGGGTTTTTGCATATTCTTGACGGCAGTGGACTGGCCGCGCAGTACAGTGCCGATGGAGGCGTAACGCTGGCGCCGCAGGCTAGCGGTGCGCCCGTGCCTGTTTCAGCGTCGACGCCGCTTAAAAACGAGCAGATCGTGGTGACGGCGCCGCCAAATACGGCATTGAAGCTGGATGTTCCCCTGTCGGAAACACCGCGGTCGGTTTCGGTGGTGACGGAGTCGCAGATTCAGGCGCGAGGGGCGCAAAAGATCGATCAGGCGTTGCGGTATAGCGCCGGCATTCTGGCGACGCCTTACGGCCCGGACAATAAGGCTGAATGGATTACTATTCGTGGCTTTAGCGATCAGTCCCGTTTTCAAAATGGATTAGCGACGCTTAATGAAGACGGTTTTTACGGACAACAGATGGAGCCGTTTGGCGTTGAACGTATTGAAGTCCTGAAAGGTCCGGCTTCGGTACTTTACGGGCAAAATCCGCCGGGCGGGTTGATCAACGTGATTACAAAACGCCCCACGCGTTTGCCGCAAGGACAGATCGAAGTGGAATACGGCGCTGACGATTATCGGCACCTGGCGGTTGATAGCGCAGGCCCGCTTAATGATGACGGCACCGTGCTGTATCGCGTGGTGGCGCTGGCGCGGGATACGTCCGGAGAAGTGGATTTTGCCGACAGCAAACGTTTCTATCTGGCGCCCAGCGTGACCTTTCTGGGGGAAGATACGGAACTGACGGTACTGGCGAGCTATATGGATACGCGGTCCGGTATGACCAACGGATTCAAACTGCCCTATGGCACGTTACAGAATACGCCGTATGGCAAAGTCGGTTATAAAACCTCGTTGGGCGAACCCGGCATTAATCACCATAATACCCGTCAGTTTAATCTTGGCTATGAATTGACGCACCGTGTGAGTGATACCTGGACGTTTCATCAAAACCTGAATTACACCTATCTGAATATGGATTTGCGCGGCGCCTACGCGCTGGGGATGGTGGACGGCAGCGATCGTCTGGCCAACCGCGGTCTGACTTACCGGGATGGCTTTGCGCAAAACTGGGCGACGGATAATCGTCTGGTCGGCGCGTGGCAGTTCGGCGACATCGAAAACACCTTGCTGTTAGGGATGGATTATCGTCGCGCCAATACCCAGAGCCGCGATGCGAATCTCTATTCCTTCGGGTCGCCGATCGATATTTTCAACCCGGTGTATGGCAACTATACGCCGCCGGGGAATAACGACCTGTTCGATCACCGTTCGGGACGCCATCAGACGGGATACTACCTTCAGAACCAGATTAAATATAACGAGCGGCTCATCTTTCTGCTGGGAGGGCGTTACGACGTGGCGAAATCCCGCGATCGCAACCTGACATCCGGGGAGGATACGCGTACGGATGACTCGAAATTCACCAAAACCGCCGGGGTAATGTATCTATTTGATAACGGTCTCTCACCCTATATCAGTTACTCCGAGTCGTTCCTGCCGGTGTCTGGGCGTGATGGGTATCATCGTCCTTATGTTCCCGAGGAAGGGCAGCAGACGGAGGTTGGGGTGAAATATACGCCGGAAGGATTCAATGGCTATGCCTCTCTTGCGCTGTTTGACCTGGATCAGAAAAACGTTAAGACAACCGACCCGGCCAATCCAAGCCTGACGATTCAGGCGGGTGAGGCGCGCTCTCGCGGCGTGGAGTTGGAGTTTAGCGGCGAAGTGTATTCTGGGCTGACGCTGACCGCCAACTATACCTATAACGAAGTGGAAACCACCAAGTCCGGTACGGTCGGAGAGAAAGGGAAACGTTTGCCCGGCTTGCCTGAGCAGATTGTTTCCGGTTGGGCGGCGTATGCCTTCAAGGGCGCGCTGGAAGGATTAACGGTTGGCAGCGGTATTCGCTATGTCGGCAGTTCCTACGGCGATATTGCGAATACCGCCAGTATGAAAGTGCCCGCCTACACGCTGTGGGACGCGATGATCGCCTATGATTTCAGCAAAGACTGGCGACTACAGGTCAATGCCACCAACCTGGCAAATCATGAGTACGTCAGCGCCTGTAACTACTGGTGTTACTACGGGGAAGGGCGCAACCTCAGCGCGAATATCAGCTATCGCTGGTAA